One genomic region from Agelaius phoeniceus isolate bAgePho1 chromosome 25, bAgePho1.hap1, whole genome shotgun sequence encodes:
- the LOC143695687 gene encoding putative olfactory receptor 1F12P → MAQCSAVACGHHLHTPMFFFLLNLALADLGSICTTVPKAMHNSLWETKTISSAGGVDQVFLLFFFMGAEYFLLTIMCYDCYVSICKALHYWTLLGLALSVLYSVVSPVLNPLFYSLRNQELKAAVWRLMTGCFHKH, encoded by the exons cgccgtagcctgcggccaccacctgcacacgcccatgttcttcttcctgctcaacctggccctcgctgacctgggctccatctgcaccactgtgcccaaagccatgcacaattccctctgggaaaCAAAGACCATCTCCTCTGCAGGGGGTGTTGATCaggtttttctgcttttcttcttcatgGGAGCAGAGTATTTTCTACTCACTATTATGTGCTACGACTGCTAtgtgtccatctgcaaagccctgcactactggaccctcctgggc ctggccctgtcagttctgtactcagtggtgtcTCCAGTCCTGAACCCCCTcttctacagcctgaggaaccaggagctcaaggctgcagtgtggagactgatgactggatgctttcacaAACATTAA